Sequence from the Bacillota bacterium genome:
CCAGGCGGGTTGCGCCCACGACCTCACTTCCCCTTGACCACGGGCGGCCGCTTCTCCAGGAGGGCCCTGACCGCCTCGAGGTGATCCTCGGTCCGGGTGACCACGGCCATGTGCGAGGAGACCAGGTCGAGTGAGGTCCGGAGGTCGGTCCTGGCGCTCTGGTAAACGGCCCGCTTGGTCAGCTGGACCGCCACCGGCGGCTGAGCGGCCAGCTTGGCGGCGAGCTTGTAGGTTTCTTCGAGGAGCTGGTCGGCCGGGACCACCCGGTTGACCAAGCCGATCCGCTCGGCTTCCTGGGCGGTCAGGCGGTCGCCGGTCAGCAGAAGCTCCAGAGCCTTGGCCGGGCCGACCAAGCGGGGCAGATAGTAGGCCGCGCCGTCGCCGGGGACGATGCCGACCCGAACGTAGCCCTCCGAAAGGCGGGCGTTGTCGGCCGCCAGGCGAAGGTCGCACATCAGGGCCATGTCCAGGCCGGCCCCGACGGCGTCGCCGTTGATCGCCGCGATGACCGGCTTGTCGATCGACTCGAGGGTCAGGGGGATGCGCTGGATCAGCTTCCAGAGGGAGTCCTTGACGGCCAGCGGGGTGCTGTAGGTGTCCAGCTCGGCCTCCCCTTGGGCCAGGAAACCGCGCCCCTGCTGCATCGCCCGGACGTCGCCACCGGCGCAGAAGGCCCGGCCGGCTCCGGTGACGACGATGACCCGGACGTCGTCGCGGTCCCGGCCCTCCTCGAGGGCCTCAATCCACGCCCGGATCATCGATACGCTGAAGGCGTTGAGGGACTCGGGTCGGTTCAGGGTAATCGTGGCGATGAAGTCCTTCACTTCGAACAGCAGGTGGTCGTTGGATCCCGGCACCGTCGATCACTCCTCGGTCCTGACTTGAGTTTTCAGTCTTTAGGTTGCGGCCCGCGGCCGATAACCATCCGCCCGCCGTGGTAGAGGGCATAGGCCTGGCCGACGGCCTTCTCCCAGGCCGCTTCGCCCTTCAACTTCCGCAGGGTCAAGCTGTAGATCTTCAGGTTGTGGGGCAGCTTGTCGGCCCGGTCGGCGCAGGGCATCAGCTTCGGGCAGGGGAATTCGGCGCAATCCGAGCAGAACTCGACCCCCTTCTCCCGGACGCACAGGTAGGTGAGGCACTGTTCGCCGATGACCGGGCAGTGGCCCTCTACGCCCCGGCAGCCGGCGCAGTGGGCTTTCTCCTCCGGCAGGTTCATCCGTTGGGCCAGGAGCTGACGTAACCCGGCGTCGGTGGAGGCCCGGTGCATGGGGCACAGGCCGCAGTGGATGCCACATGGCGCGGCGAGGAGATTCGCGGACGGCATTTGGTCGATTGACCTCCTTCTTCGACTTCCACCCTCCTGATTCTCCAACCGCGCCCGCGGGCGAAGCCGCTGCCCTTCTCGCCCAGGACCCCCAGGGCCCCCGGGTCGTCGAAGATGAGGGTGATCCGCTTGCGCCCATCCTGCTGGGCGATCTCGGACAGCTTCTCGAGCAAGTCGGTCATCGCCCCGTAGGGCGATGAGCCCGCCGGGCCGGCCGCGGCCGCCGGGGCGACCTCGAGACTGGCCTCCAGCTCGTAGGTCTGCTGGTTGAAAGAACCCTCGATGGCGGCTCCGAAGGCCGGGTTCTGCAGGGCGAAGCTGAAGCTGGTCACCTGGCCGGCCGTGCGGATGTAGGTCGAGTTCGGGACCCAACCGGCCTCGACCGAGCCTTTTCGGCCCGGCGGGCGCTCTCTCCTCCCATACCGGTGGCTCAGCCCGATTTGGGGCCCAAGAAGGGAGGGAAGCCAGCCGGCGAGGCCGAACCAGTTGACGAGGAAACCCCAACAAGGAGGCCTACCATGAATAAGCCCCTGGACCTGACCGCCGTCATCGACCACCTGGCGGCCAATACCTGGTTCGCCGACGCCGACGAGATCCTTCGCTATTTGAATAAGAACGCCGAAGCCAACTGCCCCGACGTCCTCGCCCGCCTCGGGAACGAGGTCGATGGTTGCCACAAGCCGGAGAACCGGGGGAAGGTCCGGGCCATGTTCGACCGGTGGCGGAGCGGCAGCCGTCACATCGAGGTCTCCAGCCACGCCAAGGATGGGCAGGTTGACTACCACATCCTCATCCCGGCCCACGCCGCCGACGGCTTCAAGGGCGTCCTCGAACTGGCCTTCAAGGTGCCGGAGGGGCCGGCGCCGAAATGAGCCGGCTCAGACGGCCCCGCGCCTGGAGCGCCTGAGGTCAACTGACCCAAATTGGGCGAGGAAGCCCGCCGCTCTTGTCGTGGGGTGAATCGCCAACCCCTTTGACCCGAACGCTCGACCGCCTGGGATTATCCCGGGAATCCCACCCCCTTCAGGGGTGGGAGGATGTCAAGAGTACATCTTCACCAGGACGAACTCCAGGAACCGGTCGGTGACGATCCGCTTCAGGAACCCCACCAGCTTGTACTGGACCCCGACGATCACCCGGACCGGCGGGTTCTTCGACCGCAGCAGGCCGGCGACCACGCGGACGACGATCTCCGGCCCCGGGCCGCCCTGCTCCGACTTGGCCATCGCGGCCACCGCCCGGGCGCAGCGGTCCGCGTAGACCGACTGGCGTGACTTGGCCGTCCAGGCCCTGGCCGAGGTGAAGCCGGTCTTGATGTCACCCGGCTCGACCAAGGAGACCTTGACCCCGAACGGGGCGACCTCCATCCGCATGGCCTCGGTCATCGCCTCCAGCGCGTACTTGCTGGCGCTATACATCGGCTGGAAAGGGATGGGGATGAAGCCGGCCACCGAGCTGACCGTGACGATCAGCCCGCCGCCCTGCTTCCGCAGCCCGGGGAGGACCGCCCGATAAACCCGGAGCGGACCGTAGAAGTTCGTGTCCATCTGCTCGTGGGCTTCTTCGGGGGTGGTGTCCTCGACCGACCCGGACAGCGTGTAGCCGGCGCAGTTGATGACCACGCCGAGATGGCCCTCGGCGGCCAGGATGCGCCCGACCATGTTTCGGACCGAGGCCTCGTCGCGGACATCGAGTCGCAGCATCTTGAGCCACCCGCCATTGCGGCCCGGCACGGGCACCTCGTCCTCCGGCGACACCCGCCGGGACCCGCCATAGACGTGGTAGCCCTGGTCCCTCAGGTACTCGGCGCACGCCTTGCCGATGCCCGACGAGGCCCCGGTGATCAATACCGCCTTGCCGTAATCTGCAGCCACAACAGTCCTCCTTCGCCGTCTCGATGATGGCCCATCCATCTAGTCGTCCGATTCGACAGTGCACAGCCGCGTCCTGCCGGGACCGGCTCATCTTGACCGAAGCTTGGCGCCGCTTGACCGAAAGCTACTC
This genomic interval carries:
- a CDS encoding PAS domain-containing protein, yielding MNKPLDLTAVIDHLAANTWFADADEILRYLNKNAEANCPDVLARLGNEVDGCHKPENRGKVRAMFDRWRSGSRHIEVSSHAKDGQVDYHILIPAHAADGFKGVLELAFKVPEGPAPK
- a CDS encoding DUF3795 domain-containing protein; protein product: MPSANLLAAPCGIHCGLCPMHRASTDAGLRQLLAQRMNLPEEKAHCAGCRGVEGHCPVIGEQCLTYLCVREKGVEFCSDCAEFPCPKLMPCADRADKLPHNLKIYSLTLRKLKGEAAWEKAVGQAYALYHGGRMVIGRGPQPKD
- a CDS encoding enoyl-CoA hydratase-related protein codes for the protein MPGSNDHLLFEVKDFIATITLNRPESLNAFSVSMIRAWIEALEEGRDRDDVRVIVVTGAGRAFCAGGDVRAMQQGRGFLAQGEAELDTYSTPLAVKDSLWKLIQRIPLTLESIDKPVIAAINGDAVGAGLDMALMCDLRLAADNARLSEGYVRVGIVPGDGAAYYLPRLVGPAKALELLLTGDRLTAQEAERIGLVNRVVPADQLLEETYKLAAKLAAQPPVAVQLTKRAVYQSARTDLRTSLDLVSSHMAVVTRTEDHLEAVRALLEKRPPVVKGK
- a CDS encoding SDR family oxidoreductase, coding for MAADYGKAVLITGASSGIGKACAEYLRDQGYHVYGGSRRVSPEDEVPVPGRNGGWLKMLRLDVRDEASVRNMVGRILAAEGHLGVVINCAGYTLSGSVEDTTPEEAHEQMDTNFYGPLRVYRAVLPGLRKQGGGLIVTVSSVAGFIPIPFQPMYSASKYALEAMTEAMRMEVAPFGVKVSLVEPGDIKTGFTSARAWTAKSRQSVYADRCARAVAAMAKSEQGGPGPEIVVRVVAGLLRSKNPPVRVIVGVQYKLVGFLKRIVTDRFLEFVLVKMYS